CGCAACGCTACGTCGCTGCTGCAGCACCTGATCCGGGACGGCCAGCTGCAGCTCGACTTTGAAGACGACATTACCGATAGTACGTGCTTGACCCACGGCGGCGAGATCCGCAACCAGCGCGTCAAAGATGCGCTAGCCGTCGAGGGGACTACCGTCTAGACCCGCTCGACTAAGGAGCTGAATCCGCATGAGTGCAACGGCCCTCATTAGCAGCCTGTTCGTTTTTGTCCTCGCCGCTTTCGTCGGGTTTGAGGTCATCACCAAAGTCCCGCCCACCCTGCACACGCCCCTCATGTCGGGCGCCAACGCCATCTCGGGCATCACCTTGCTAGGGGCAGTCCTGATCGCGGGCAGTGACGGCAGCTCCCTGGCCAGCGGCCTGGGCTTTGCCGCCGTCGTGCTTGCCACCATCAACGTTGTGGGGGGCTTTCTGGTTACCGATCGCATGCTGCAGATGTTCAAAAAATAGACCGCCCGGAGGAGCAACTCGGACGTGAGCGATTATTTGCCCACTGTCATCCAACTCAGCTACATCGTTGCGGTGTCGCTTTTCATCCTAGGGCTCAAAAACCTGGGATCCCCCGCAACAGCTCGAAAAGGCAACCTGCTGTCGGCCACCGGCATGTTGCTGGCTGTGGCCGTCACGCTGCTCCAGCAGCAGATTGTCAGCTACTCGACTATCCTGCTGGGCCTGGCGGTTGGCGCCGCCATTGGGGCCATCCTGGCGCGGCAGGTCGTCATGACGGCCATGCCCCAAATGGTGGGCTTTTTTAACGGCCTGGGCGGTGCCGCTTCGGCCCTGGTTGCCCTGGGCGAGTTTTGGCGCTCGCTCGGGGGCGGCGTTCCGCTCGCCGCGATCGTCACCATCGTGCTGGGGGTCGCAATTGGCGGGCTGACGCTGACGGGAAGCTTGATTGCTGTCGGCAAGCTGCAAGGGGTCATTAGCGGTCAACCCCTGACGTTCCCGCTGCAACGACCGGCAAATGCCCTACTGCTGGCCGGATTGCTGGCCTGCAGTGCCTACCTGCTGGTCAGTCCCGAGAGCCAGTTGGTCTTGCTAGCCACCACCGGCATTGCAGCGCTGTTGGGCATTTTGCTCGTCGTTCCCATTGGCGGGGGCGACATGCCCGTTATTATTTCGTTGCTGAATTCGCTATCCGGCTTAGCTGCCAGCGCCGCCGGCTTTGTTGTGGGCAACAACATGCTGATTGTGGCCGGCGCGCTCGTTGGCGCTTCGGGCCTGATCCTGACCCAAATCATGTGCAAGGGCATGAACCGCTCGCTGCCCAGCGTCCTGTTTGGGGCCTTTGGCGGCGGTAGTGCCGCCACAGCTGGCACTGCGGGAGCGCAGGACGAGCGCTCGGTCCGCTCCATCGACCCCGAAGAAGCCGCCATGATGCTGCGCTATGCCAACTCGGTAGTCATCGTGCCTGGGTACGGCATGGCTGTTGCCCAAGCGCAGCACGCCATCCGCGAGCTCTCCGATCTGCTCGAGCAAGCCGGTGTGGATGTTAAGTACGCCATCCATCCGGTGGCGGGCCGCATGCCAGGGCACATGAATGTGCTGTTGGCCGAGGCCAACGTGCCCTACCCCCAGCTCTACGATATGGACGACATTAACCCTTACTTTGAAAAAACCGATGTCGCCCTGGTGGTGGGGGCTAACGATGTCGTCAATCCGGCTGCCCGCCACGATGCCAGCAGTCCCATTTACGGCATGCCGATTTTGGCTGTGGAGCAAGCGAGCAACACTATCGCCATCAAGCGCAGCCTGGGCCAGGGCTTCTCGGGCGTTGAGAACGAGCTGTTCTTCAAAGACCGCACCATGATGCTGTTTGGCGGCGCCAAAGAGGTGGTGGGACAGCTAGTGACCGAGGTCAAACAGCTCTAGCGCCGCAACGGTTTTGGGACGCGCAGGCCGGATGGGGACGGATCCCAGCCGCCTCACGCCGCTTGGATGCCGGTGCCAGAACGGGCATCGCTAGCGCGGTGTAAGCCCTGCGATAGATTAAGGCACGAGCGCTGCCATATAGGCTCTTAATCGAGTCGATAAGCAGCGAGGCCGCTCTATGGCAGCCGTATCTTGTCCCTGCTGCGGTAGCTCCCGATTGCTGCGCCATGCGCGGCACAATCGCGTATTTTGGTTGTGTCCGTCCTGCCGCCAAGAGGTATTGCCGCTCGAATTGCCTGCTCGCTTCGAGTCCGTCCCTGCTAACAACTCGCACGCCTAGCGTTTCCGCAGCACCGCGGCTGTTAAATGCGTCCGGCTTCTTCCCAGGTCGAGCAGGCACGGGGGAATTTTTCGATCCAAAACGGCTTCTGGTTGGGGCGGCGTTAACTCTGGTAAAGAGATTAGTAAATTAGGGGATATTTGGTCTAGCTTAGTTAATAGAAGGTGCTTGGTTCTTGATAAGCGGACGGGCACTCGCATTTATACCTATCTCTTGTCAAACGAGCTGGGGGAGTACCATGACTAAAACCGTTGTCAACTTGACCGAATCGATCACGCAGGAGGAGCTCAACAAGCGGCTGGACCAATATCCGAGCAACCACCCGTACCGAGCCATCTTTAGCCTGCCCAAGCCCCGCGAGGAGCTCATCTCGTTCATTTTGTGGCGCGTTCCGCACCAATACACTTGCTGCGAGGCCGGTGAGAGCGGGATAGCCAGTGCCGATGCGACGGTTGCCGCGCAGCTGCGATCGCAAATTGTCCAGTTGCTTGAGGAAGGCATGAGCCGGATTTGCCAGCGACGCGATCGCGGGTGCGATGTCACAGCGGCGAGCGAGCGCAACGCCGTCGTTTGCAGTCCCTCGCACTGGTTTGGCTAGCGTGCCCTGGTTGCCCGAGGCCGCCGCGCGGCATGACCATTGCTTGCTAGACTGAGCGGGCGGCCAAGCCCTGCCGCGTCAACAGCCCGCTGGAAAACGCTATGGATGGGTGGCGCAAGCTCAAGCACAACCCGCTCGCTCGCTTGGGGGGCTTGCTGCTACTCGTTTTTTATCTGGCCGTTATTGGGGCCGACTTTGTTGCCCCCTACGACCCCTACGTTGCGCAGCCCAAGGGGTCGTTGCTACCGCCGACCCAAATCCACTGGCAGAACCAACAGGGCGAGTTTGTCTGGCCCTACGTTTATCCCACCCAGCAAGGCCCCGTCCGACTGGAAACGGGCGAGCGGCAGTTGCGCGTTGATCGGGAGCAGCCCGCCCGGTTGACGCTGTTTGCGCGCGGTTCCACCTACCAGCTATTCCAGCTCAAGCTGCCGCTACCGCCCGATTTTCGGCAAGTTGAAATTTGGCCCGGCATTGAATGCGATCGGCACCTGTTCGGGACGCGCGGACCGGCCAAGTTCAACCTGCTAGGCACCGACGAGCAAGGGCGGGACCAGTTCAGCCGCCTCGTTCACGGCGGCCGCATTAGCCTTAGCATCGGGTTGGTGGGCATTGCTGTCTCGTTCCCGCTGGGCATGCTCATCGGCGGCCTGTCGGGCTACTTTGGCGGCTGGCTCGATGCAGCCCTGATGCGCTTGGTGGAAGTGCTGATGGCGATCCCCTCGCTTTATTTGCTCGTGGCGCTATCGGCCGTTTTGCCACCGGGGCTGAGCAGCGCCCAGCAGTTTTTGCTGATCGTCGTCGTCCTGTCGCTGGTCAACTGGCCGGGGCTGGCGCGCGTCATCCGGGGCCAGACGCTATCGCTCAAAGAGCGCGAGTTCGTCGAGGCCTCTCGCGCTATGGGGGCTAGTTCGTTCTACACCATCGCTCGCCAAATCCTGCCCCAGACCGTGACCTACGCCATCATCCAGGCCACGCTGGCCGTCCCCAGCTTTATTGTGGCCGAATCCATCCTGAGCTTGATTGGGCTGGGCATCCAGCAGCCCGATCCGTCATGGGGCAACATGCTCTCGCTGGCCACCAACGCCTCAGTCGTGGTGCTGCAGCCTTGGTTGATTTGGCCGCCGGCGCTGTTGATCGTGCTGACGGTCTGGGCCTTCAACCTGCTAGGGGATGGCCTGCGCGACGCGCTCGATCCGCGCACGCTGCAGTAGCAGGACTGCCCGGAGGCTTTGATGGGGACCCCCCCATTCCTCTATGATGGGCATTAACTTGCCCAGCTCAGCGAGGTCCTGCCATGAACCAAACGCCCGAGCGTGGCGGCGGGAACCTGCCTCCCGAAGATCGGCCGCAGGGGCTGACGCCGGCCGATCTCGATCACGTGGCCAGACTTAACCAGCAGGCCGAGCTGTTGCGCCAGTTTAACGATGCCTGCGGCGAAGCGCTGCAGGGGGTGCTCGAGACGTGCGAGTGGACGATTCGCCCGGGGGCTAAAGGCCCTCTACTAGAGATTACCTGTCCCACCTATGGGGCCTGGCGCCAAATTCTAGAGCGCAGCACCCAGATTGCCAGCTTGCTGCGCGCGATCGCCGGCCCCAATGCCGAGGTCAACCTCAACCAGCCGCGCCATCAGTTTGGCTATCAGCCATCGCCGCAAGCGCTCCAGCTGCGCCAGCAGGCCAGCCGCTACCGGCAGGAGTAAGCCAGCGGTGCGCTATTGGGCACTGCCATGTTTCAACCCCCTACCGAGCATAGGGGGTTGACTGCTTCTGCTCTCGATCCCGACGCCTCAGTTGCCAGCGGCTCCGTCATTGGCATGCGCCTGTTCGAGCTCTTGTGCGCTATCGGGCAGACCGTCCTTAAAGACCCGGCTGGCCAGGATCTCATCGGACTCAATGGTAATCAAATCGCCGGTGGTTAGCTGCCGGCCGCTCGAAAACAGCCGCTTGGCATGGCGCAGCCGGATGCGGTCGATGGCATTGCGGACGCTGCGCGCGTTGGCAAAGTGGGGCATCTGCATGCGCCGCTCGATGTAGTCGCGGAAGGCCTTTTCAGCTTCCGCACTAAAGCGATACTGGTAGCCTTCAATCATGCGACGCGAGATCTCGAGCAACTCATCCGGCGTAAAGTCCGGAAACTCGATGTGGTGGGCAATGCGGGATCGCATGCCCGGGTTGCTCTGGAAGAATTTCTCCATGAGGTGGTCGTAGCCGGCCAGGATGACCACGATGTCGTCCCGCTGGTTCTCCATGAACTGCAGCAGAATCTCGATCGCTTCCTGACCGTAGTCGCGCTCGTTCTCGGGCCGGTAAAGGTAGTAGGCCTCATCGATAAACAGCACGCCACCCATGGCGTTTTTGAGCACCTCTTTGGTCTTGGGCGCCGTGTGGCCGATGTACTCGCCAACCAGGTCGTCGCGCGTAACGGCAACGAGGTGCCCCTTGCGGACGTAGCCCAAACGGTAGAGAATGTCGGCCATGCGCGTGGCCACGGTGGTCTTGCCCGTGCCGGGGTTGCCGGTAAAGCACATGTGCAACCCAGGGTCGGCAGCGTGCAAGCCCATGCGCTTGCGGATCCGACCCACCAGCAGCAAGGTCGCGATTTCGCGGATGCGCTCTTTGACCGGCTGCAGGCCGACTAGCTCCTCGTCCAGCTTGTCGAGGACTTCCTGGATGCGGGCATCCTTGAATTCTTTTTCCAGGTCGATGGGCTCGTCGGTGGAGATCTCATCCAATGAGACCCCTTGTTCTTCTTCCGGCTGCTCCTCTTCTTCGGGCTCCTGCTCGGGTTGCCGGGATCCCCAACTGGTCGCTTGACTCATCGCTGCCCTCCTTTTGAAGCGCTAACGCCACTTCTATTATCGCCAGCCGGCTGGGGCAGCCAAGCTGCCCCAACCAACAGCTAGTCCGTTACTTGCTGTAGCGCTCGCCGGCCGGATTCTCGGCCACGGCGTAGCTGGTCATCATGTAGTGGATGTGGCGGTCGTTGGTCTCCTGCCGCTGCAGCAGGAAGCCAGGATCGTCGTCGGTGGGCCGGTTGACGATAAAGGACAGGGCCATGCTCTGCCGCTCGAGCGTATTGTCGTAGGCATTAACCTTGATGTAGTAGTTGGGATACGCTTTGCGGCACTCGTTGATCTCGTACATGATGGCCTCGGGGTCCTTCATGTCGAACATGGGAAGGCCCCACATCTCCCACTGGTTGTTGCGCGGGTGAGGGTCGTCGGTGAACTCGACGTTGATGACCCAGCCGTTGTTGATGGCGTACTGAACTTGCGCGCGGATTTCATCGTCGGTGAAATCGGGCAAGAACGAAAAGGTTCCTTGCGTCAGTCGCATAAAGCGTCTCCTTCTACGCGTGCGATGGTCTAGCTAGCAAGTGAGTAAGCGGGGGTGGAGCTTGCCAGGGCCCCACTGCGGGCCTGGCAAGCTCGGTGAATGTCCGCACCTAGGCGGCGGAAATTGCCCCCATTAGCTGCCGGTGGGCGTTGCCGCGTAGTCCGGCGTATCGGTGGGGGCGTAGTTGAAGCTAATGTCCTTCCAGGTATCGAGGGCCTGCTTGAGCGGCGTGCACCACTTGGCCGCCTTGTTCAGGATGTCGGGCCCTTCGTTGAAGTAGTCACGCCCTTCGTTGCGGGCCTGGATAATGGCCTCGATTGCCGTGCGGTTGGCGGTTGCACCGGCGGCGATGCCCATGGGGTGGCCAATGGTGCCGCCACCGAACTGCAGCATGGTGTCTTCGCCCAGATAGTACAGGAGTTCGTGGGCTTGTGCAGCGTGAATGCCACCGGAGGCGACCGGCAGGCAGCCGGGCATGGACGCCCAATCCTGCTCGAAGAAGATGCCCTTCATGCGATCGGGCTGCTGGTGCCGCTCGCGCAGGGTGTCGTAGTAGCCGGCAATCATGTTGGGGTCGCCCTCCAGCTTGCCGACCACCGTGCCGGCGTGGAGGTGATCCACCCCGGCCATGCGCATCCACTTGGCAATCACGCGGAAGCTGACACCGTGGTTTTTCTGCCGCGTGTAGGTGGCATGCCCGGCACGGTGCAGGTGCAGCAGCATGCCGTTCGCGCGGGCCCACTTGGCGATGGACTGGATGGCGGACTGGCCGGCCACCAAGTCGATCATGATGATGGGGCTGCCCACTTCCTTGGCGAATTCGGCCCGCTCGTAGATGTCCTCCATGGTGGCCGCGGTAACGTTGAGGTAGTGGCCCTTGACCTCGCCCGTGGCGGCATTGGCCTTGTGCACGGCCTCCATGACGTAGAGGTAGCGGTCCCGCCAGCGCATGAAGGGCTGGGAGTTGATGTTTTCGTCGTCTTTGACCATGTCGAGGCCGCCTTTGAGGGCCTCGTAGACGACGCGCCCGTAGTTTTTGGGCGAGAGGCCCAGCTTGGGCTTGGTGGTGGCGCCCAGCAGCGGCCGACCGTACTTGTCGATGCGCTCCCGCTCGCGCACGATGCCGGTGGCCGGCCCTTGGAAGGTCTTGATGTAGTGCGGCGGGATGCGCATGTCCTCCAGCCGCAGGGCCTTGAGGGCCTTAAAGCCAAAGACGTTGCCGATGATGGAGGCCGTCAGGTTGGCAATGGAGCCTTCTTCGAACAGGTCGATGTCGTAGGCGATATAAGCAAAGAACTGGTTGCTCTGACCGGGGACCTGTTCGACGTGATAGGCCTTGGCCTGGTAGTGCGTATAGGTCGTTAGGCGGTCCGTCCAGACCACAGTCCAAGTGGCGGTGGAGGACTCGCCCGCGACTGCCGCAGCTGCTTCTTCAGGCGGAACGCCTTCCTGCGGGGTGACGCGGAAGACGCAAAGGATGTCCGTGTCTTTGGGCGTGTAATCGCCATCCCAGTAGCCCATCTGGGCGTAGGGAATCACGCCCGGCTGATAGCGCTTTTCTGGGTCTTGGATGGGTCCCTTTTCAAACTCTTCTGCCATGGCTATCCAGGTGGTTATTTGACTGTTCCACTTTTACCAAGCTGCGTGCCTGTCAGGTGCTCTGGCGGGCAGGGCGTGCAGCTTGCGCTAGCGCAGGCTAACGCTCGCCAATTATCCTAACCCGAAACGCAGCGGCGTTCGGCAGCTCGATGCATGGTGAGTTTGCATGGCACATAAAAGGCTGCCTTATGGGAAGCAGCAACAGCAATCGCCATTGCTCAATGACGAACGAAAGCACCCGGCAAGCGAGATCGCCGGGGCACCTGCTGCGACGTGGGAAACCGTTCAGCCAGCTAGCGCTTCAAAGCGGGCGCGAATGGTCTCAACGCGCTTGCGATTGGTGCCCAAATCGGAACGGCCCAATCGCGAGGCCGAGCGCACGTGGATGGTGCCGTTGCCCTCATCCACATAGAACTCCACATCGTCCACAAAGCCCATGAGGCGCGTTTTGAACTCCACGTGCAGGTAGCGGTCCTGTTGGGTGACGGTGTGGGTGCGCGGCATTTGCGCGATCGCCTGCTGCAGGTATGCCATGGCCTGCTGCGCGCTGCAGCGGTACTTGATGGGATCGATGTAGCGTTCGGCGTCTTGGCTTTGGCTGCTAACGCAGTTGGGCGTACTGGGACAGGGCGCGAGCTTGCCGTCCCGGACGCCCAAATTGCTGGGTCGCTGGCCGGCGAACATGGCCGAGCCTCCTTGCAATGCAGTTGCTGTCTGGCGGCGCATTTTACGGTGCTGCCTCGGCCAGTACTGATTGGGCCTGCAGGCACCGGATCGCCGCTCGGTACTGCCGGTCGTCCTCGGTGGCGAGGCGATCACGCGAGAGCGGTTCTTGGGACACGACCCGATTGGGGACAATGCCGGAGGCATCAATGTCGCGTCGGGACGGCGTTTCGTACTTGGCTACGGTGACAGCCAAGCCCGTCTCATCGGGCAGCTCGAACAGCGATTGTACCGACCCCTTACCGAAGGTACGCTCGCCCACCAAGGTGGCGCGGCCGTTATCTTGCAGGGCGCCGGCCAAAATCTCGCTGGCGCTGGCCGAGCCGCGGTCGATGAGCACCACTAGCGGCGCCTCGGTGAGCGCGTCACCGCTCGCCCGGTAGCGTTGCACGGTCCCTTCGCGCGCGACCATCTGTACGATTTCGCCTTCATCCAGCCACAAGCGCGCTGTCTCGATGCCGGCTTGCAACAATCCCCCTGGGTTGCTGCGCAAATCCAGCACGTAGCCCTGCGCCCCTTGTTCCTCTAGCTCTGAGAGGGCCTGGGCGAGTTCGCTGCGGGCGTTGGCGCTGAATTGCGCCAGGCGCAAGTAGCCCACCGGGAATGAGGCGCTTTGGCGGTCCAGGCTGGCCCGCACCGGGCTGAGCGAGATGCGATCGCGCACGAGCTCGATCTCTCGCGGCGAGGCCTCGGGCGCGCTCGCGGGCTCGACTGTCAGTCGCACCCGGGAGCCGCTGGGACCGCGCATGCGGCTGGCGGCTTCATCTAGGGATAGCTCGCTCGTGCTGACCCCATCGACGGCCAGGATGCGATCGCGCGGCTCGATGCCCGCCGCCGCAGCCGGCGAGCCATCGATGGGGGCAACCACTTCGATCGCGCCCGACTCGGAGGCCATATCGATCTGTAACCCCACCCCCGAGAGCTCACCCGAGGTGTTGACCTGCAGGTTGCGGTAGCGATCGGGGCGGAGCAAGCGCGTAAACGGATCGTCTAGGGTTGCCAGCATCCGCTCGATGGCCTGGTAAGTCTGCTCGCGATCCGCCCAATCCTGCTCCAGGAAGTCCTGGCGAACGAACCACCAGTTTTGGCCGTTGAAGTTCTCGTCCCAATAGGTGCGATTGACAATGCGCCAGGCGCGGGCAAAAACCTGTTGCTCTTCGCTCAAAGCGGCCGCGCTGCTCGTGCCGCCCAACCAGCACGCGGCAACTGCCAGTGCCACCAGGATGGCCGGTCCGAGATAGCGTCTCAGAATGAGGCAAATCATGGTCTCTAGCGGAGGGCCCTTGCCTTAACCCAAACTTTTTCTAGCTTAGTTGCTGGCTGGCAGCTGCAGCCAGCAGCCATGCCCGGCAATCCCTCACTGGGGCCAGGCTGGTGTGTTACGGTTTAGCTGGCTAGGCGAGTGGCGAACGAGGCGCTGCGTCCCTGATGGCAGGGCTTGAAGCCAACTGCCGCCTGCCTTTGCCAGTGCGCCCAGCTGCCCGACGAGTGCGGCGCTTGCAATAGTCCCCGTGCAGTG
This portion of the Cyanobacteria bacterium QS_8_64_29 genome encodes:
- a CDS encoding DUF1499 domain-containing protein: MFAGQRPSNLGVRDGKLAPCPSTPNCVSSQSQDAERYIDPIKYRCSAQQAMAYLQQAIAQMPRTHTVTQQDRYLHVEFKTRLMGFVDDVEFYVDEGNGTIHVRSASRLGRSDLGTNRKRVETIRARFEALAG
- a CDS encoding NAD(P) transhydrogenase subunit alpha — protein: MSATALISSLFVFVLAAFVGFEVITKVPPTLHTPLMSGANAISGITLLGAVLIAGSDGSSLASGLGFAAVVLATINVVGGFLVTDRMLQMFKK
- a CDS encoding NAD synthetase, encoding MSDYLPTVIQLSYIVAVSLFILGLKNLGSPATARKGNLLSATGMLLAVAVTLLQQQIVSYSTILLGLAVGAAIGAILARQVVMTAMPQMVGFFNGLGGAASALVALGEFWRSLGGGVPLAAIVTIVLGVAIGGLTLTGSLIAVGKLQGVISGQPLTFPLQRPANALLLAGLLACSAYLLVSPESQLVLLATTGIAALLGILLVVPIGGGDMPVIISLLNSLSGLAASAAGFVVGNNMLIVAGALVGASGLILTQIMCKGMNRSLPSVLFGAFGGGSAATAGTAGAQDERSVRSIDPEEAAMMLRYANSVVIVPGYGMAVAQAQHAIRELSDLLEQAGVDVKYAIHPVAGRMPGHMNVLLAEANVPYPQLYDMDDINPYFEKTDVALVVGANDVVNPAARHDASSPIYGMPILAVEQASNTIAIKRSLGQGFSGVENELFFKDRTMMLFGGAKEVVGQLVTEVKQL
- a CDS encoding ABC transporter substrate-binding protein — translated: MDGWRKLKHNPLARLGGLLLLVFYLAVIGADFVAPYDPYVAQPKGSLLPPTQIHWQNQQGEFVWPYVYPTQQGPVRLETGERQLRVDREQPARLTLFARGSTYQLFQLKLPLPPDFRQVEIWPGIECDRHLFGTRGPAKFNLLGTDEQGRDQFSRLVHGGRISLSIGLVGIAVSFPLGMLIGGLSGYFGGWLDAALMRLVEVLMAIPSLYLLVALSAVLPPGLSSAQQFLLIVVVLSLVNWPGLARVIRGQTLSLKEREFVEASRAMGASSFYTIARQILPQTVTYAIIQATLAVPSFIVAESILSLIGLGIQQPDPSWGNMLSLATNASVVVLQPWLIWPPALLIVLTVWAFNLLGDGLRDALDPRTLQ
- a CDS encoding carboxyl-terminal protease, which gives rise to MICLILRRYLGPAILVALAVAACWLGGTSSAAALSEEQQVFARAWRIVNRTYWDENFNGQNWWFVRQDFLEQDWADREQTYQAIERMLATLDDPFTRLLRPDRYRNLQVNTSGELSGVGLQIDMASESGAIEVVAPIDGSPAAAAGIEPRDRILAVDGVSTSELSLDEAASRMRGPSGSRVRLTVEPASAPEASPREIELVRDRISLSPVRASLDRQSASFPVGYLRLAQFSANARSELAQALSELEEQGAQGYVLDLRSNPGGLLQAGIETARLWLDEGEIVQMVAREGTVQRYRASGDALTEAPLVVLIDRGSASASEILAGALQDNGRATLVGERTFGKGSVQSLFELPDETGLAVTVAKYETPSRRDIDASGIVPNRVVSQEPLSRDRLATEDDRQYRAAIRCLQAQSVLAEAAP
- the cbbX gene encoding CbbX protein; this translates as MSQATSWGSRQPEQEPEEEEQPEEEQGVSLDEISTDEPIDLEKEFKDARIQEVLDKLDEELVGLQPVKERIREIATLLLVGRIRKRMGLHAADPGLHMCFTGNPGTGKTTVATRMADILYRLGYVRKGHLVAVTRDDLVGEYIGHTAPKTKEVLKNAMGGVLFIDEAYYLYRPENERDYGQEAIEILLQFMENQRDDIVVILAGYDHLMEKFFQSNPGMRSRIAHHIEFPDFTPDELLEISRRMIEGYQYRFSAEAEKAFRDYIERRMQMPHFANARSVRNAIDRIRLRHAKRLFSSGRQLTTGDLITIESDEILASRVFKDGLPDSAQELEQAHANDGAAGN
- a CDS encoding ribulose bisphosphate carboxylase small subunit; protein product: MRLTQGTFSFLPDFTDDEIRAQVQYAINNGWVINVEFTDDPHPRNNQWEMWGLPMFDMKDPEAIMYEINECRKAYPNYYIKVNAYDNTLERQSMALSFIVNRPTDDDPGFLLQRQETNDRHIHYMMTSYAVAENPAGERYSK
- the rbcL gene encoding ribulose-bisphosphate carboxylase large subunit (type III RuBisCO; involved in carbon fixation); its protein translation is MAEEFEKGPIQDPEKRYQPGVIPYAQMGYWDGDYTPKDTDILCVFRVTPQEGVPPEEAAAAVAGESSTATWTVVWTDRLTTYTHYQAKAYHVEQVPGQSNQFFAYIAYDIDLFEEGSIANLTASIIGNVFGFKALKALRLEDMRIPPHYIKTFQGPATGIVRERERIDKYGRPLLGATTKPKLGLSPKNYGRVVYEALKGGLDMVKDDENINSQPFMRWRDRYLYVMEAVHKANAATGEVKGHYLNVTAATMEDIYERAEFAKEVGSPIIMIDLVAGQSAIQSIAKWARANGMLLHLHRAGHATYTRQKNHGVSFRVIAKWMRMAGVDHLHAGTVVGKLEGDPNMIAGYYDTLRERHQQPDRMKGIFFEQDWASMPGCLPVASGGIHAAQAHELLYYLGEDTMLQFGGGTIGHPMGIAAGATANRTAIEAIIQARNEGRDYFNEGPDILNKAAKWCTPLKQALDTWKDISFNYAPTDTPDYAATPTGS